The Couchioplanes caeruleus sequence GTCGATGAAGTTGACCTGGTTCTGGGCCCACTGCAACATGTTGCCGGCGTCGTAGAGCTTGCTGCTGATGGAGACGGAGCTCTCGTCGTCACCGCCGGCCAGCTCCTCGGCCACGCCCTCCAGGCCGTCCCCGAGCTGGGTCATCTTGCTGAGGAACGACTCCGCGCCGGCTCCCTGCCACACCTTTCCCTCGCCCGCGATGGCGGCGGCCTGGGCGCGGAGGTTGTTCGCCACCTCGGCGATGTGGCGCCGCACGGTGATCATGGTGTCGCCGGCCCGGAAGAGGGAGTTCGGGTCGACGCTCGCGAGGCGCAGATCCTGCGCCATGTCGGGGAAATCGACCTCCACCGCCGCGGACCCGGTGATCAGGGCCTTGAGCTGGCGCCAGTCCAGCTTCTCATCTTCGAAGTCGTCGATCTTGGGCCGCTCCCCCGGCTTCAGCTCCGGGGGGCGGGTCGCCTGGGAATCTCTCTCATCCGCCACCGGGGCCCACCATTCTCGAGGGATCATGTTGACGACGTGCAAGGCGAAGTCCTCGCTCAGCCGGACTTGGCGCCGCCGCCCTTCGGGTCGGCCGCGGGGTCGGGTTTCCCGCCGGCTGCGGCCTCGGGTTTCGCGGTGATCCCGCCGAAGGTCTCGCGGAAGATGTTGTCGAGCTTCTTCGCGTCCTTTTCGTTCCACTCCTCGACGGTGTCGTACTGCTTGATCACCGCGACGCAGTCGTCGTCAATGTCCTTGAAGATCTGGACGACACGGCCGAGCGCTTTGTCGACGTCGCCGACGAGATCGGAGTTCACGGCGACGGCGAGATCGACTCCGGCGCCGAAACGGCCGGGGTTGGCCTCCACGGTCCCCAGCTTCGTCCGGGCGCCCGCGAGGACGCCCTTCAGTTCTTTGAGGTTCACCCGGAACTTCTCCAACGCCTCCTGATGAACGCTGACGGAGGCCTTTCCGTCCCCCTCCGTCTTCGGCACGTCAGGCAGGCCGGGCGGCGTGTCCGCATGGGAGTCGGGACCTTTCGCCTTACCACCGGCCCAGTAGTCCGTGTTCGGATCGAATTTCTGGAATTCGTTGGAGGCGAGTGCCGTGTTGACCTTGATCGGGAAGTCGGGGTGTTCCCGCGTCCACTTGTTGTACGCGAACTCGGCAGCCGCCTCCGCGTCCGTCGGGTTATACGTGTCCTCCGGGTTGCTCTGGTCCCCCTGGTATTCACTCCGCTTTCTCTCGAGCTCGAGATAGGCGTCGTACTGTTCCTTGGTCAGTCCGCCTTCCTGGTACACGACCTCCGGCGGGATCGAGTTGTAGTTCTTGTACGGGATGTCCACATGAGGCGTGTCGGCCACGGGTGCACTCCTGACTGCGCAAGGGCGCCACCGGGCCGGCCGTCACCGACCGGCCCCGGCGCGTCATCAGCGGAAACTGCTGGTCAGAACCCGACCTTCGTGTCGTTCCACCGGTTCGCGTTGAGCACGTCGCCATCGCGGATGTCAGCGTGGATCTTGGCGAGGATCTGCTCGGCGACAACGAGGTGCTGGCCCATCTTGCCCTGAGCGCCAGTCCACTTGGCCTGCACCGGTCCGTACGCGCTCTGCGCCTCACCGGTCCATTCCTGCAGATGACTCATGCAGTACTCCAGCAATTCCTCGACGCCGAGGTGGATCTTCTGACAGGCATCCACAAGTTCGGTGCCGGCCTGCTCAGCCGCTGCATAGTTGGTGCGGTACGACATTGTGCTGCCTTCCTCTTCAGCGGGCGGAAACGATTGGCGCGGCCGGGTCAGAAGCCGGGCAGGGCCTGCATCAACATGCCGGCGTCCTCCACGCCGGACTCCTCGCGCCTCTGGTTCTCCTTGCTGTTTTCGCTCATCGAATCCATGAGGATATTGAGCTGTTCGGTGATCACATTGAATCCCTGACCCCACTCGTACATCGCCTTTTCGAAGGCGATGGCCGGCCGGCCGTCGAACGACGCCCTCAGGTTGGCGATGGCGTTTTCGACGCGTTGGCGGTGGGTGGAGAACTCGCCCTTCTTGTCGATGAACAGGGCCATGGCCCTGGCCATGCCCTCATCTGTGGTACTGACGTCTGGTTGGGCCATGATCGCTACTCCTTCTCGGACGGTGGCGAGGTCGGCGAAGGGGGATTCGCGCACCCCAGGGTTGGATCCTCCGCGACGATCAGGGCGCGATGAGCGTCAATCCCGCTGCT is a genomic window containing:
- a CDS encoding WXG100 family type VII secretion target, which encodes MSYRTNYAAAEQAGTELVDACQKIHLGVEELLEYCMSHLQEWTGEAQSAYGPVQAKWTGAQGKMGQHLVVAEQILAKIHADIRDGDVLNANRWNDTKVGF
- a CDS encoding WXG100 family type VII secretion target, which encodes MRESPFADLATVREGVAIMAQPDVSTTDEGMARAMALFIDKKGEFSTHRQRVENAIANLRASFDGRPAIAFEKAMYEWGQGFNVITEQLNILMDSMSENSKENQRREESGVEDAGMLMQALPGF